Proteins encoded by one window of Lutibacter sp. A64:
- a CDS encoding 4Fe-4S dicluster domain-containing protein, whose protein sequence is MPIKSINGCIGCEECIKSCPTDVIRLNPDSKKAEILYPEDCQICHLCRMYCPVDAITITPDKSIPVIVSWG, encoded by the coding sequence ATGCCAATTAAAAGTATTAATGGATGTATTGGTTGCGAAGAGTGTATTAAAAGCTGTCCTACAGATGTAATTAGGTTAAATCCTGATTCAAAAAAAGCCGAGATTTTATATCCAGAAGATTGTCAAATATGCCATTTATGCCGTATGTATTGTCCTGTAGATGCTATTACAATCACACCAGATAAATCTATACCAGTAATTGTATCATGGGGTTAG